Proteins encoded in a region of the Paenibacillus sp. W2I17 genome:
- a CDS encoding 50S ribosomal protein L25 — MKSNGKMAQLTATPRTEKKGAALRLLRQGGRVPAVVYGPGLEGASIHVDEKEMLKVARTGRSEMFNLNVEGGKTVPVLIKDQQERNGRLLHVDFLQISKNKPISVSVSIDFQGTAAGSKAGGVFQTQETQLEVEGLPADLPTSIEVDVSGLDIGDRLTAADIKLDKGLTLITSPESIIASVMPPQAAEEEPTASAEEAEPAAEEKATEE, encoded by the coding sequence ATGAAATCCAACGGAAAAATGGCTCAACTTACAGCAACGCCAAGAACGGAAAAGAAAGGTGCAGCACTGCGCCTGTTAAGACAAGGCGGACGAGTTCCCGCAGTCGTTTACGGCCCGGGACTTGAAGGTGCTTCAATACATGTAGATGAAAAAGAAATGCTGAAAGTGGCACGCACAGGCCGCTCCGAAATGTTTAACCTGAATGTGGAGGGCGGTAAAACGGTTCCGGTGCTGATCAAGGATCAGCAAGAGCGTAACGGACGTTTGCTGCACGTAGACTTTTTGCAAATTTCCAAGAACAAACCGATCAGCGTAAGTGTATCGATCGACTTCCAGGGTACAGCGGCCGGCTCGAAAGCTGGCGGTGTATTCCAGACACAGGAGACACAGCTGGAAGTAGAAGGATTGCCTGCGGATCTGCCAACGTCCATTGAGGTGGATGTCAGCGGATTGGATATTGGTGATCGCTTGACTGCTGCGGATATCAAGCTGGATAAAGGTTTGACACTCATAACATCACCTGAGTCCATCATCGCTTCCGTCATGCCGCCACAAGCCGCTGAGGAAGAGCCAACGGCTTCTGCTGAGGAAGCTGAACCGGCAGCTGAAGAAAAAGCTACAGAAGAATAA
- a CDS encoding YafY family protein, with the protein MTEKLIRLLRILQAIQANPGISAKELALKCGTTVRTIYRDLRILDRVAPIMNEGYGKGYRFIGEFAMYPLDFTEQEAMVFSLLPSVVDTSKLPAEFDSAFDKVMSAHTKLKSRNSDIVENIAGIIRMGTPAYREEGKDPNLLIPIIESILSQQTIRTQYHTLTRNEITVRDIDPYYLIPRDQRFYLIGYCHLLQKVRLFRISRFLDVTRTNAGFDKGDFNITQYMKNTWSIDRGDENIHFKVRFSEKVAPYIKEEEMFVRPRMTNMSDGGLLFEVTLNSSREFLKWLYQFGPEAEVLEPREFRREIRRQLVEWLEHYETDVSL; encoded by the coding sequence ATGACAGAGAAATTAATTCGTCTGCTGCGTATACTTCAGGCTATACAAGCAAATCCTGGAATTTCGGCCAAGGAATTGGCGCTGAAATGCGGTACGACTGTACGCACGATTTATCGTGATCTCCGGATTTTGGATAGGGTCGCCCCGATTATGAATGAAGGATACGGCAAAGGTTACCGATTTATTGGTGAGTTTGCGATGTATCCATTAGATTTTACTGAACAGGAAGCAATGGTCTTCTCCTTGCTGCCGTCCGTAGTTGACACCTCCAAGTTACCTGCTGAGTTCGATTCAGCTTTTGACAAGGTCATGTCGGCTCATACCAAACTAAAATCAAGAAACAGTGACATTGTAGAGAATATTGCGGGAATTATTCGGATGGGCACGCCTGCTTATCGTGAGGAAGGAAAAGACCCTAATTTGCTGATTCCCATTATCGAATCTATTCTAAGCCAGCAAACCATTCGTACTCAATATCATACGCTGACAAGAAATGAGATCACAGTCCGGGATATCGATCCCTATTATCTCATTCCACGTGATCAACGTTTTTATTTGATCGGATACTGCCATTTGCTGCAAAAAGTTCGATTGTTTCGAATTAGCCGTTTTTTGGATGTGACACGAACAAATGCCGGTTTCGACAAGGGTGATTTCAACATAACACAGTACATGAAGAACACATGGTCTATTGACCGTGGCGACGAAAATATCCATTTCAAGGTAAGATTCTCTGAGAAAGTGGCCCCCTACATAAAAGAAGAAGAGATGTTTGTTCGCCCGCGAATGACGAATATGTCGGATGGGGGATTGTTATTTGAAGTGACACTGAATAGCAGCAGAGAATTTTTGAAATGGTTGTATCAATTTGGGCCCGAGGCAGAGGTACTTGAACCTCGTGAGTTTCGTAGAGAGATACGCAGGCAACTTGTCGAGTGGTTGGAACATTATGAAACCGATGTATCTTTGTGA
- a CDS encoding HIRAN domain-containing protein yields MSTKLFAAMYGMDHYHGVQALHVGDTVYLVKDPDNRLDHQAIKVVIPPIGAVGYIVNDPLVVPHGCWTGTAFYDVFHQLTCAKVRFMMRDMVIMELIEMSHIPVPQMDSLIKGWQFREKA; encoded by the coding sequence ATGAGCACCAAATTATTCGCAGCTATGTATGGGATGGACCACTACCATGGAGTACAAGCTTTACATGTGGGGGATACGGTGTATCTCGTCAAAGATCCAGATAATCGTTTGGATCATCAAGCGATTAAGGTTGTTATTCCCCCGATTGGAGCCGTAGGTTATATCGTTAATGATCCACTTGTCGTACCTCATGGATGTTGGACCGGGACCGCATTCTACGATGTATTTCATCAACTAACGTGTGCCAAAGTACGATTCATGATGAGAGACATGGTGATTATGGAGTTAATTGAGATGAGTCACATTCCTGTTCCGCAGATGGATTCTTTGATTAAGGGATGGCAATTTCGTGAAAAAGCTTGA
- a CDS encoding glycosyltransferase family 4 protein — MKIAMVAPEKLPLPGNGSVEICILGIARELAHRHQVTIISRQMQGLPATEQIDGITIQRVPASSPVMYTKAVIRLLSKQPYDVIQVDNRPRSMATIKRAFPRTPVVLYLHSLTFAQPGPSKLTLMKKADWIAVNSHSLRKRLGRRFPLVKHRMSVVPLGADLSRFRPVESSEEQIHLRTQFGVTKPFSILYVGRLIPGKGVDVLIRATALLQQQMPVQLVVAGKGPPYYMRKLRELAQKQKVHVSFRGQINHEHIDQLYRAVDCLVCPSQEHEAFGLVNVEAMASGLPVIASDNGGIREIIESGINGYLVTAYKRPQRFTSYLYKLASNPTFAEMLGKAGRDSARAHFSWARTAMHLEATYTRLIRK, encoded by the coding sequence ATGAAAATAGCTATGGTTGCACCCGAGAAATTGCCTTTGCCCGGTAATGGTTCCGTGGAAATCTGTATCCTGGGCATCGCTCGTGAACTAGCCCATCGCCATCAGGTGACCATTATAAGTCGTCAAATGCAAGGTCTACCCGCCACAGAACAGATCGACGGGATCACCATCCAACGTGTCCCTGCATCGAGTCCTGTCATGTACACCAAAGCAGTTATACGTCTGTTATCCAAACAACCCTACGATGTCATTCAAGTGGATAACAGGCCACGAAGTATGGCTACCATCAAACGAGCTTTTCCACGTACTCCCGTTGTACTCTATCTTCACTCGTTAACGTTTGCTCAGCCCGGGCCTTCCAAACTCACATTAATGAAAAAAGCTGATTGGATTGCCGTCAACAGTCATTCCCTGCGAAAAAGGTTAGGCCGCAGATTTCCGTTGGTAAAACACCGGATGAGTGTTGTTCCATTGGGTGCAGATCTAAGCCGCTTCAGACCTGTTGAATCCAGCGAAGAACAGATTCATCTGCGTACACAATTTGGAGTAACTAAACCATTCTCTATTCTGTATGTCGGCAGGCTGATCCCTGGAAAAGGTGTAGACGTATTAATTCGTGCGACTGCCCTCCTTCAGCAACAGATGCCTGTTCAACTGGTTGTTGCAGGCAAAGGACCTCCGTATTACATGCGTAAACTTCGCGAACTTGCCCAAAAACAAAAAGTCCATGTTTCCTTCCGTGGTCAGATAAACCATGAGCATATCGATCAGTTGTATCGGGCAGTCGATTGTCTGGTCTGTCCGTCTCAAGAACATGAAGCGTTTGGCCTGGTTAATGTTGAGGCGATGGCTTCAGGATTACCCGTCATTGCTTCGGATAACGGAGGTATTCGTGAGATTATTGAATCAGGTATCAATGGATACCTTGTCACCGCTTATAAGCGTCCCCAACGTTTCACCTCTTACCTGTACAAACTTGCAAGCAATCCCACTTTTGCCGAGATGTTAGGGAAAGCTGGCCGAGACAGCGCAAGGGCACATTTCAGTTGGGCAAGAACAGCCATGCATCTGGAAGCGACCTATACCAGGCTCATCCGTAAATGA
- a CDS encoding DUF3817 domain-containing protein, with protein MLHSTLGRFRLMLWLQGISYVLLLFVAFPLRDAGVMPQAVTWFGNLYGFLFLMYLLFMVTMYTSQKWRLRRPIALFFVSFIPLGNMIYDVVVFRKLYRK; from the coding sequence ATGTTACATTCTACGCTGGGGCGCTTTCGGCTGATGTTGTGGTTGCAGGGCATTTCGTACGTGTTGCTACTGTTTGTTGCTTTTCCGTTGAGAGACGCCGGTGTTATGCCGCAGGCTGTCACATGGTTTGGGAATCTGTACGGTTTTTTGTTTTTAATGTATTTGTTATTTATGGTGACTATGTACACCTCACAGAAATGGCGTCTGCGCCGTCCAATTGCTCTGTTCTTTGTTTCTTTCATTCCACTGGGGAATATGATCTATGATGTTGTCGTATTCCGTAAGTTGTATCGTAAATAA
- a CDS encoding TerC family protein: protein MDVSLLLEYGWVLAVLVVLEGLLAADNALVLAIMVKHLPEDKRKKALFYGLMGAFVFRLGSLFLISFLVDVWQVQAIGALYLLYISINHIVKKILGSRNKTDEAADSTPKKPKKQSGFWMTVFKVEVADIAFAVDSILAAVALAVALPPSGLPAIGGLDGGQFIVIFLGGFIGLVIMRFAASYFVKLLHSRPGLEVAAFVIVGWVGVKLAVITLAHPSLGVLDEHFPENKIWKFGFYIVLITIAVCGWFLSSKVPEKEDENPVEELEKQAGL from the coding sequence TTGGATGTTTCATTATTATTAGAATATGGGTGGGTGCTTGCTGTCTTAGTGGTCCTTGAAGGATTACTCGCAGCAGATAATGCATTGGTACTCGCAATCATGGTTAAACACTTGCCTGAAGATAAGCGCAAAAAAGCGTTGTTCTATGGTTTGATGGGTGCATTTGTTTTCCGTTTAGGTTCGTTGTTCCTGATCTCTTTCCTCGTCGATGTATGGCAGGTACAAGCGATCGGTGCCCTGTATCTCCTGTATATTTCGATTAACCACATCGTTAAAAAGATACTGGGTAGTCGCAACAAGACAGATGAAGCAGCTGATTCAACACCTAAGAAACCGAAAAAACAATCCGGTTTCTGGATGACCGTTTTCAAGGTCGAAGTAGCGGATATCGCATTTGCAGTTGATTCCATTCTGGCTGCTGTTGCTTTGGCCGTGGCGTTGCCACCAAGTGGATTGCCTGCGATTGGCGGACTAGACGGTGGACAGTTTATCGTTATCTTCCTCGGTGGATTCATCGGGCTTGTGATCATGCGTTTTGCAGCCTCATACTTTGTAAAATTGCTTCATTCCCGTCCAGGACTTGAAGTTGCGGCCTTTGTCATCGTGGGTTGGGTAGGGGTTAAGCTGGCAGTTATTACACTCGCACACCCTTCATTGGGTGTTCTGGATGAGCATTTCCCGGAAAATAAAATTTGGAAATTCGGATTCTATATTGTACTGATCACCATTGCAGTATGTGGTTGGTTCCTGTCTTCCAAAGTTCCTGAAAAAGAAGACGAAAATCCGGTTGAAGAGTTGGAAAAACAAGCAGGACTGTAA